AACAAGCCCTTGAGATTTGTGATGCGTTAGTGCGTTCAGGGGCAGTTGATGTGATTATCGTGGACTCTGTTGCCGCATTAACACCAAAAGCTGAAATTGAAGGGGAAATGGGCGATTCGCATATGGGACTGCAAGCTCGTTTGATGTCGCAAGCCTTGCGTAAATTAACAGGTAACGTGAAAAATACCAACTGTTTGGTGGTCTTCATCAACCAAATTCGGATGAAAATCGGTGTGATGTTTGGTAATCCTGAAACTACAACGGGTGGAAATGCATTAAAATTCTACGCATCTGTACGTTTAGATATTCGTCGTTCAGGTGTGGTAAAAGACGGCGAAGAAATTTTAGGCAGCGAAACCAAAGTAAAAGTGGTGAAAAATAAAGTCTCTCCACCATTCCGCACGGCACAGTTTGATATTATGTACGGCGAAGGTATTTCCAAAGTGGGTGAAATTCTTGGTTTAGCTGTTGATCACGATTTAATTAAGAAATCAGGTGCTTGGTTCTCTTATAATGGTGAGAAAATCGGTCAAGGCAAAGCGAATGCAATGAAATGGCTGAAAGAGAATACGGAACAAGCAGATAAAATCGAGCAAGAGTTACGTGCATTGTTAATGGCAAACCCTGATAAGGTTGTAACAACGGCTGGATCGGATAGTAATGACAGTGCAGATGAACAATTTGAAGAACTTTAATTGATAAATGCGGTGTAATGCACCGCATTTTTGTTATATTTGCATGAAACAAAAATCCACAGCAATTCAATATGTTGTTTATTTGCTCTCAAAGCGGGATTACAGTGAAGCTGAGTTGCGACAAAAATTAAAGCAGAAAGAGTATCTCGAAGAAGAAAGCGAAGAGGCGATTGGCAAAGCACAAGAACATCAATGGCAAAGTGATGAGCGGTTTTGTCGTCAGTTCATCCGTTATCGTTCGCAACAAGGCTACGGACCAAACCGCTTAAAGCAAGAGTTGCGTTTTAAAGGTGTTGCCGATTGGCTAATTAGTCAAGAAATAGAAAATAGCGAAGTCGATTGGTTTGAATTGGCAGAGCGTGTATTTGAGAAAAAACGCCCAACGAATTGGGATATCAATGCTAAGCAAAAAATGTGGCGATATATGGTCAGCCACGGTTTTTACAGCGATCATTTTAGTCACTTAATGGATCTAGATTATGACGACTACCCATAAAATTACCTTTTTCAGCCGCTTTGAAGCGGATATTTTAAGCAGTAAAAAAACGATTACAATTCGCGATTTATCTGAAGCTCATTTTCAGCCAAATCAGCAACTTTGCGTTTCAACCTATGAAACTGACCGCTTGTTTGCACATATTCGGGTGTTATCAGTTACACCGATTACTTTTGCAGAATTAAACGAGCAGCACGCCCAGCAAGAAAATATGACGCTAGAGCAGCTCAAACAAGTGATTCGGGAAATTTATCCACAAGATGATCACTTTGTGGTAATTGAATTTGAATTGTTAAAGAGCAGCAAAGAGTTGTAATCAATGAGTTTGTTTAAATCCACCAAACAGACGGAACTCTGCCCGCAATGCCAATTCCCATTGCAAATTAAACGAGGGAAGGCGGGGCTTTTTCTTGGCTGTTCGGCTTATCCAAAATGTGATTATCTCAAACCGCTGCAACAAACAACCCATATTATTAAAACCCTTGATGAACTTTGCCCTGAATGCTATTCGCCGCTGCAACTCAAACAAGGGCATTTTGGTATTTTTATCGGCTGTAGTGCCTACCCTGATTGTGAATTTACCGTGCATAATGAGCTTGAAGTAAGCGAAGAATTTGTCTGCCCTGAATGCAAAAACCATAAATTAGTTGAGCGAATAGGGCGTTCAGGTAAACATTTTTATGGCTGTAGCGGTTACCCTGAATGCAAATTTACTGTACCGAGTAAGCCGATTGAACGAGAATGTCCGCAATGCCATTATCCTTTAGTCACTCAGAAAAAAGTGAGGGGCAAATTTGCATTTTTTTGTGCGAATAAACTGTGTCAGCACCTTTTTAGCGATAACGAATAATGTACTCTTTTACTGAAATAGTCGAAAAACTCAAACAAGATCAAGTGGTAGCTTACCCAACGGAAGCTGTTTTTGGTTTGGGATGTAACCCAAATAGCGAGCATGCGGTCAGACATTTGTTAGCGTTAAAACAACGCCCTGAATCAAAAGGGCTGATTTTAATCGCCCCTAATCGCAAATTTTTATTACCTTATATTGATGAAACCCAGCTTTCTGAAGCAGAATGGCAGCGTTTTGAGCAACCTCAAGAGAAAGCGATCACATGGGTGATGCCTGCAAAAGCCGAAGTGCCACATTATCTCAAAGGGCAGTTTGAAACCATTGCGGTGAGATTATGCCAAGTACCAGCAGTGGTGGCGTTATGCCAAGCGACAGGCTTTGCTTTAACTTCTACCAGTGCAAATTTAACCACATTGCCGCCTTGCAGAACAGCTCAAGACGTAATGGCACAATTTGGTGATGATTTTCCTGTTGTGATCGCTGAAACAGGAGGAAAAAACAATCCTTCTGAAATTCGTGATATTTTTACCCAACAAATTTTTAGGCAGGGCTAAGTTATGAACCACTATGCTGTTTGGGGCAACCCGATTGTTCAAAGTAAATCCCCACGCATTCATCAGCTGTTCGCAGAACAAACAAAGAAAACCTTACAATATCAAGCAATGTTAGGCGATAATGAAAAGTTCGAACAGCAATTACTAGACTTTTTTGCTCAAGGGGCTAGCGGGGCGAATATTACCTCTCCATTCAAAGAGAGAGCTTTTGCCTTAGCGGATTTGCACAGTGAAAGTTGCCTACAAGCTAAGGCTTGCAACACCTTAAAACGTTTAGTTGATGGGCGTTTGTATGCCGATAATACGGACGGTTTAGGCTTAGTAGCGGATTTGAAACGGTTGGAGTGGCTAAAACCACAACAAAAGGTGCTGATTCTAGGGGCGGGGGGGGCAACGAAGGGCGTTCTGTATCCTTTATTGCAGGCCGAACAACAGATCACCTTGTATAACCGCACGGTTGAGAAAGCGGTCAGTTTAGCGGAGAAATTTGCAAAATTTGGTAAGATTCAGACCGCTTGTTTGCACGAAATTGCCGCACAAACTTATGATTTAATCATCAATGCCACTTCGCTAGGGTTGCAAGGCAAATATGTCGAATTGCCGCCTGCTATTTTTGCCACTGCAAAGGTGTACGATATGCAATATGCGGTGGATATGCAGACGCCATTTTTAAACTACGCTCGTTCACAAGGGGCAATGGCGTGTCAAGATGGTTTGGGAATGTTAGTCGGACAAGCCAGTTATGCCTTTGAGTTGTGGGAAGGGGTATTACCACAGATTGAACCTGTTTTGGCCATTTTGCAGGCGGAAATGAAAAAATAGGCACTTTAGTGCATTTTGCCCTTATAAAATCAACAAGTTCCGTAAAAGAGTGTTGGTTTTTATGGCAATTTGCCGAAACTCTATTCAAATAAGCAGAAAATAGGAATTTTTAGAAAAAAGTATTTGACGAGCTAAAGTGAAATCAGCATAATACGCCCCGCAAAGCCGATATGGTTACGCAAATGGCTACATAGCTCAGCTGGTTAGAGCACAACACTCATAATGTTGGGGTCGCAAGTTCGAATCTCGCTGTAGCCACCATTGCGGGACTGGCGAAATTGGTAGACGCACCAGATTTAGGTTCTGGCGCCGAGAGGTGTGTGGGTTCAAGTCCCTCGTCCCGCACCATTATGGCTTAGCAAATAAAACGACTGGAGTATCGCCAAGCGGTAAGGCACTGGGTTTTGATCCCAGCATTCCTAGGTTCGAATCCTAGTACTCCAGCCATCTTATTTTCAAATCTCAATAA
The nucleotide sequence above comes from Pasteurellaceae bacterium Orientalotternb1. Encoded proteins:
- a CDS encoding ASCH domain-containing protein — its product is MTTTHKITFFSRFEADILSSKKTITIRDLSEAHFQPNQQLCVSTYETDRLFAHIRVLSVTPITFAELNEQHAQQENMTLEQLKQVIREIYPQDDHFVVIEFELLKSSKEL
- a CDS encoding tRNA threonylcarbamoyladenosine biosynthesis protein RimN; translation: MYSFTEIVEKLKQDQVVAYPTEAVFGLGCNPNSEHAVRHLLALKQRPESKGLILIAPNRKFLLPYIDETQLSEAEWQRFEQPQEKAITWVMPAKAEVPHYLKGQFETIAVRLCQVPAVVALCQATGFALTSTSANLTTLPPCRTAQDVMAQFGDDFPVVIAETGGKNNPSEIRDIFTQQIFRQG
- a CDS encoding recombinase RecA — its product is MAEKKSSVSTVTKHTDPESKEKALAAALAQIEKQFGKGSIMTLGATQDLDIEAVSTGSIGLDLALGIGGLPMGRIVEIFGPESSGKTTLTLSLIAEAQKIGKTCAFIDAEHALDPVYARKLGVNTDKLLISQPDHGEQALEICDALVRSGAVDVIIVDSVAALTPKAEIEGEMGDSHMGLQARLMSQALRKLTGNVKNTNCLVVFINQIRMKIGVMFGNPETTTGGNALKFYASVRLDIRRSGVVKDGEEILGSETKVKVVKNKVSPPFRTAQFDIMYGEGISKVGEILGLAVDHDLIKKSGAWFSYNGEKIGQGKANAMKWLKENTEQADKIEQELRALLMANPDKVVTTAGSDSNDSADEQFEEL
- a CDS encoding recombination regulator RecX; translation: MKQKSTAIQYVVYLLSKRDYSEAELRQKLKQKEYLEEESEEAIGKAQEHQWQSDERFCRQFIRYRSQQGYGPNRLKQELRFKGVADWLISQEIENSEVDWFELAERVFEKKRPTNWDINAKQKMWRYMVSHGFYSDHFSHLMDLDYDDYP
- a CDS encoding shikimate dehydrogenase; the encoded protein is MNHYAVWGNPIVQSKSPRIHQLFAEQTKKTLQYQAMLGDNEKFEQQLLDFFAQGASGANITSPFKERAFALADLHSESCLQAKACNTLKRLVDGRLYADNTDGLGLVADLKRLEWLKPQQKVLILGAGGATKGVLYPLLQAEQQITLYNRTVEKAVSLAEKFAKFGKIQTACLHEIAAQTYDLIINATSLGLQGKYVELPPAIFATAKVYDMQYAVDMQTPFLNYARSQGAMACQDGLGMLVGQASYAFELWEGVLPQIEPVLAILQAEMKK